In Flavobacteriaceae bacterium, the following proteins share a genomic window:
- the pstA gene encoding phosphate ABC transporter permease PstA, translating into MNSIQKNRWKDQAFKIWGIICTLIGLVLLAVFIGDILIDGIRRIDWAFITDLPSRKAEKSGIYTALMGSIWILLFTTLIAFPMGVAAGIYLEEYSKKNKLSGLLEINISNLAGVPSIIYGLLGLEVFVRIMNLGASVLAGSLTLSLLILPIIIVATREAIKAVPKSIRDASYALGASKWQTIWNQVLPASGGGILTGVILALSRAVGETAPLIVVGALAYVPFAPESPMDEFSVLPIQIFNWISRPQHGFIENAAAAIIILLLITFVMNGIAVYFRNKWQKKWK; encoded by the coding sequence ATGAATAGTATTCAAAAAAATAGATGGAAAGATCAAGCTTTTAAAATCTGGGGGATTATTTGTACTCTCATCGGATTGGTATTATTAGCTGTATTTATTGGAGATATTCTTATTGATGGTATTCGTAGAATCGATTGGGCATTTATTACCGATTTACCTTCAAGAAAAGCCGAAAAATCAGGAATCTATACTGCATTAATGGGAAGCATCTGGATTTTATTATTTACTACATTAATTGCTTTCCCAATGGGAGTAGCTGCTGGTATTTATTTGGAGGAATATTCGAAAAAAAATAAACTTTCTGGGCTTCTAGAAATTAACATTTCTAACCTTGCAGGTGTACCTTCAATTATTTATGGGTTATTAGGACTCGAAGTATTTGTTAGAATAATGAATTTAGGTGCCAGCGTGTTAGCTGGATCGTTAACATTATCATTATTAATATTACCTATTATAATTGTAGCAACACGAGAAGCTATAAAAGCAGTTCCAAAATCTATACGAGATGCTTCTTATGCTTTAGGTGCTTCAAAATGGCAGACTATTTGGAATCAAGTACTACCTGCATCTGGTGGAGGTATCTTAACTGGTGTTATTTTAGCATTATCTAGAGCCGTTGGTGAAACAGCTCCTTTAATTGTTGTAGGTGCATTAGCTTATGTTCCTTTTGCTCCTGAAAGTCCAATGGATGAGTTTTCAGTATTACCAATTCAAATTTTTAATTGGATTTCAAGACCGCAACACGGTTTTATAGAAAATGCCGCTGCTGCAATTATTATATTATTATTAATCACTTTTGTAATGAATGGCATTGCTGTATATTTCAGAAATAAATGGCAGAAGAAATGGAAATAA
- the chrA gene encoding chromate efflux transporter, with protein sequence MNSKNNKLREVAKVFFKLGCFAFGGPAAHIAMMEDEIVENRKWLTRDHFLDVLGATNLIPGPNSTEMTMHCGYEYAGKKGLFVAGISFIFPAIVITGLLAYLYVKYAQLPQIEPFVFGIKPAVLSIIASAILKLGKKALKGWELGVLGGFVFISSFLGINEIIALLSAGVIGMCYFYFKNKPPTNTVSVTPAFAVLSTTFSTFIKISSVNVFWIFLKVGAILYGSGYVLFAYLDAELIPRGWLTRPELIDAIAVGQFTPGPVLSTATFVGYQLTGFWGAIAASIGIFLPSFLFVLILNPFITKMRKSITLRYFLDSVNIAAVAIMLAMLYVMTKETLLDWKAMAIALCSVYFTFFTKISVIWIISIGAILGYALITFI encoded by the coding sequence ATGAACTCTAAAAACAATAAACTTAGAGAAGTTGCTAAAGTGTTTTTTAAGCTAGGCTGTTTTGCTTTTGGTGGTCCAGCTGCTCATATTGCAATGATGGAAGATGAAATTGTAGAAAATCGAAAATGGTTGACAAGAGATCATTTTTTAGATGTTTTAGGCGCAACAAATTTAATTCCTGGTCCTAATTCTACAGAAATGACAATGCATTGTGGATACGAATATGCAGGTAAAAAAGGACTCTTTGTAGCTGGAATAAGCTTTATTTTTCCTGCAATAGTAATCACTGGATTACTGGCTTATTTGTATGTCAAATATGCACAGCTTCCTCAAATAGAACCTTTTGTTTTTGGTATTAAGCCCGCTGTACTCTCAATTATAGCTTCAGCAATTTTAAAGTTAGGTAAAAAAGCACTAAAAGGATGGGAATTAGGTGTTTTGGGAGGATTTGTTTTTATATCAAGCTTTCTGGGAATTAATGAGATTATAGCGTTGTTAAGTGCAGGAGTAATTGGGATGTGCTATTTTTATTTTAAAAACAAACCACCCACAAACACTGTATCTGTAACTCCTGCTTTTGCAGTATTGAGCACCACTTTTTCAACATTTATAAAGATTTCTTCAGTTAATGTATTTTGGATTTTTTTAAAAGTAGGAGCTATTTTATACGGAAGTGGCTATGTGCTTTTTGCCTATTTAGATGCCGAATTAATACCTAGAGGATGGCTTACAAGACCTGAGCTTATAGATGCGATTGCGGTTGGTCAATTTACACCAGGCCCGGTATTATCTACAGCAACATTTGTTGGGTATCAACTTACTGGTTTTTGGGGCGCTATAGCGGCAAGTATAGGTATTTTTTTACCCTCCTTTTTATTTGTACTTATTTTGAATCCTTTTATTACAAAAATGCGAAAATCTATAACTTTAAGATATTTTCTGGATTCTGTAAATATTGCTGCCGTAGCAATTATGCTTGCAATGCTTTATGTAATGACCAAAGAAACACTTTTAGATTGGAAAGCAATGGCAATAGCTTTATGCTCAGTTTACTTTACTTTTTTTACGAAAATTAGTGTCATCTGGATTATTAGTATAGGTGCTATTTTAGGTTATGCTTTAATTACCTTTATATAA
- a CDS encoding cell envelope biogenesis protein OmpA, whose product MRKSLIVCSTLLLMTACVSKKKYIALEQENGEIKSELTKTRVAKEDLEAKFDKIQARVDQYNSKINSLTNEVGTLTEENNAKFTAVGDVAVISNDTKQKMRETLQQVDASKLSEAKTLKDSMNLAVSYNLQKSIDNSSLNEDEDIAIDIDETVVMISISDKMLFNTGSYRVSSKANTILQKLADVINSEPSIEVMVEGHTDSRSISTAKIADNWDLSVLRATSVVRKLQNDYSVSPEKLIASGRSSYLPIVENDTNENRSRNRRTRIVILPNINKFFALMASN is encoded by the coding sequence ATGAGAAAAAGTCTAATTGTCTGTTCTACATTACTATTAATGACAGCTTGTGTTTCTAAAAAGAAATACATTGCATTAGAGCAAGAAAATGGAGAAATTAAAAGTGAACTTACTAAAACTAGAGTTGCAAAAGAAGATTTAGAAGCGAAATTTGATAAAATTCAAGCAAGAGTAGATCAATACAACTCTAAAATAAACTCTCTTACAAATGAAGTTGGTACTTTAACCGAAGAAAACAATGCCAAATTTACTGCTGTTGGTGATGTCGCTGTAATATCTAACGACACTAAACAAAAAATGCGTGAAACACTTCAACAAGTTGATGCTTCTAAACTAAGTGAAGCCAAAACTCTTAAAGATTCTATGAATTTAGCGGTATCTTATAATCTTCAAAAATCTATAGATAACAGCTCTTTAAATGAGGATGAAGATATTGCTATAGACATTGATGAAACTGTAGTAATGATATCAATTTCAGATAAAATGTTATTTAATACTGGAAGCTATAGAGTAAGCTCTAAAGCTAATACTATTTTACAAAAATTAGCAGATGTTATTAATTCTGAGCCTAGTATTGAGGTAATGGTTGAAGGTCATACCGATTCGAGAAGCATTAGTACTGCAAAAATAGCAGACAATTGGGATTTAAGTGTTTTGCGAGCAACTTCTGTTGTTAGAAAGCTACAAAACGATTATAGTGTTTCTCCTGAGAAATTAATTGCATCTGGGAGAAGTAGTTATCTTCCTATTGTTGAAAATGATACTAATGAAAATAGAAGCAGAAATAGAAGAACACGAATCGTAATCTTACCAAATATTAATAAATTTTTCGCTTTAATGGCGAGTAATTAA
- the pstB gene encoding phosphate ABC transporter ATP-binding protein, with translation MTLDKVIDPSLKKTPTIEVKNVKVWYDDFEAIKGIDMSIKPNSVTAFIGPSGCGKSTFLRLFNRMNDYVESFRMEGKIKINGSNIYKKKVNIEELRKEIGMVFQKPNPFPKSIFDNVAYGLKIQGIKDKAFIKERVESSLKQVALWDEVKDDLKKSGLALSGGQQQRLCIARTLAVEPSIILMDEPTSALDPISTAKVEELIFKLKEKYTIVIVTHNMQQASRISDQTAFFYLGELIEFNKTKTIFTNPEKKQTENYITGRFG, from the coding sequence ATGACACTAGATAAAGTAATTGATCCATCATTAAAAAAAACACCTACTATTGAGGTGAAAAACGTTAAGGTATGGTATGACGATTTTGAGGCAATTAAAGGTATTGACATGAGCATAAAACCAAACTCTGTCACTGCTTTTATTGGCCCTTCAGGTTGTGGAAAGTCTACGTTTCTTCGTTTGTTTAACAGGATGAATGATTATGTTGAGTCATTCAGAATGGAAGGAAAAATAAAAATTAATGGCTCTAATATTTATAAGAAAAAAGTTAATATTGAAGAGCTTCGTAAAGAAATTGGAATGGTATTTCAAAAACCTAATCCGTTTCCAAAATCTATTTTCGACAATGTTGCATACGGTTTAAAAATACAAGGTATTAAAGATAAAGCGTTCATTAAAGAACGTGTAGAATCTTCTTTAAAACAAGTCGCTTTATGGGATGAAGTAAAAGATGATTTAAAAAAATCTGGTTTAGCATTATCGGGAGGGCAACAACAACGTTTATGTATTGCTAGAACTCTAGCAGTTGAGCCTTCTATTATTTTAATGGACGAACCAACTTCTGCTCTAGATCCAATATCTACAGCAAAAGTTGAAGAACTTATATTTAAACTTAAAGAAAAATACACCATAGTTATTGTTACACATAATATGCAACAAGCAAGTAGAATTAGTGATCAAACTGCTTTTTTCTATCTTGGAGAACTTATAGAGTTTAATAAAACAAAAACTATCTTTACTAATCCAGAAAAGAAACAAACCGAGAATTATATTACAGGTCGTTTCGGATAA
- the phoU gene encoding phosphate transport system regulatory protein PhoU, giving the protein MANAKYQRDILNQAGLEMLSLCQSQLEKAKEAIINNDSDLAEEIIHTENRVNALDLKIEKDCEKFLALYNPVAIDLRFIMAIRKINFDLERIADHAYGIAKYIEGENKQIPAHLFEILEFEKMFSTIISMFDNITTAYEEKSVKAARKVFKKDKILDKINANSLAIIETEIKKNTANTRESLIIFSIIKKLERVGDLIENIAEEIIFYIDAEVLKHRKKK; this is encoded by the coding sequence ATGGCAAATGCTAAATACCAAAGAGATATTTTAAATCAAGCAGGATTAGAAATGCTTTCTCTTTGTCAATCTCAATTAGAAAAAGCGAAAGAAGCAATAATTAACAATGATAGTGACCTAGCTGAAGAAATTATACATACAGAAAATCGTGTCAATGCTTTAGATTTAAAAATAGAAAAAGATTGCGAAAAATTCTTAGCATTATATAATCCTGTTGCTATCGATTTAAGGTTTATTATGGCTATTCGAAAAATAAACTTTGACTTAGAACGAATTGCTGATCATGCTTATGGGATTGCTAAATATATTGAAGGTGAGAACAAACAAATTCCTGCTCATTTATTTGAGATCTTAGAATTTGAAAAAATGTTTAGCACTATTATTTCTATGTTTGATAATATCACAACTGCTTATGAGGAGAAAAGTGTGAAAGCTGCTCGCAAAGTATTTAAAAAAGATAAAATCTTAGACAAAATAAATGCCAATTCTTTAGCTATAATTGAAACAGAAATAAAAAAGAATACTGCTAATACAAGAGAATCACTTATTATATTTTCTATTATAAAAAAGCTAGAACGTGTTGGTGATTTAATAGAAAACATTGCTGAGGAAATTATTTTTTATATTGATGCTGAGGTATTAAAACATCGCAAGAAAAAATAA
- the pstC gene encoding phosphate ABC transporter permease subunit PstC, producing the protein MRKIKELVIERLLLSSSLITILVTVGIIAVLSVEAVRFFSEVSIIEFFTDTQWTPLFTEKHFGILPLLSGTLLTSFIAIAVALPIGLSISIYLSEYAPKSFRKTIKPLLELLAAVPTVVYGFFALVVVTPFLQSIIPSLSGFNSLSAGIVMGIMIIPYISSISEDALHAVPDSLREASFGMGATKLQTAFKVIVPAASSGIIVSIILAISRAIGETMIVAVAAGQQPRLTLDPTVPVETITAFIVQVSLGDVQHGSLEYRTIFAAGITLFAFTFLLNTLSYRIRKKYQEKYE; encoded by the coding sequence ATGCGAAAGATAAAAGAATTAGTAATTGAAAGATTACTTTTATCAAGCTCCTTAATTACCATCTTGGTAACTGTAGGTATTATAGCCGTTTTATCTGTTGAAGCTGTTCGCTTTTTTAGTGAAGTTTCTATTATAGAGTTTTTTACAGACACACAATGGACGCCTTTATTTACAGAGAAGCATTTTGGAATTCTTCCATTACTTTCTGGAACATTGCTCACCTCTTTTATCGCAATTGCTGTAGCTTTACCTATTGGGCTGTCTATTAGTATTTATTTAAGTGAATATGCTCCTAAAAGCTTTCGAAAAACAATAAAGCCATTATTAGAACTTTTAGCAGCTGTACCAACAGTTGTTTATGGTTTTTTTGCATTAGTCGTTGTGACTCCTTTTTTACAAAGTATTATCCCAAGCTTATCTGGATTTAATTCACTCTCAGCTGGAATTGTAATGGGGATTATGATTATTCCTTATATTTCATCTATAAGTGAAGATGCTTTACACGCTGTTCCAGATTCGTTGCGAGAAGCATCTTTTGGTATGGGTGCTACAAAACTACAAACCGCTTTTAAAGTAATTGTACCTGCTGCCTCTTCAGGTATTATTGTATCTATTATACTAGCTATTTCAAGAGCTATTGGAGAAACGATGATTGTTGCCGTTGCTGCTGGTCAACAACCTCGATTAACTCTAGATCCAACTGTACCTGTAGAAACCATTACTGCTTTTATTGTGCAAGTAAGCTTAGGAGATGTACAACATGGGTCGTTGGAATACAGAACTATATTTGCAGCAGGGATTACTCTATTTGCATTTACTTTTTTATTGAATACGCTGAGTTATAGAATCAGAAAAAAATACCAAGAGAAATATGAATAG
- a CDS encoding inorganic phosphate transporter: MDNIYIYMLVAITILAVADIVVGVSNDAINFLNSAIGSKAIPIRTIMIVASLGIFIGAVYSSGLMEVARKGIFVPGEFYFNEIMIIFMAVMVTDILLLDFFNTLGLPTSTTVSIVFNLLGAAVVMSLIKISTSDTQSFADLGSYINTKKALEIIRGILLSVVVAFTVGAIVQYISRLIFTFDYEEKIKKYGAIFGGVALTAITYFIFLKGLKGTPYYKDMKELLEGNEILLTAGSFVVWVLFSYAFQKITKKSILLIVILVGTFGLALAFSGNDLVNFIGVPMAAYHSFEAWLASGVEASSFSMEVLGKKVPAEPFLLFIAGGIMVVTLWFSKKAKTVAETEISLSRQSETHEKFKPNVLSRSIVKGSSWVSNTITSILPSSVQRKIDASFQKSGAIITKDQSINAPAFDLIRASVNLMVAGILISIATSQGLPLSTTYVTFMVAMGTSFADRAWGRESAVYRVAGVLKVIGGWFFTAIAAFTAAGVVVFLINWEPKTMIPILLLLTVVLLIRNYLSHKKNASKVIDEDSLTNAESSSVQGVIHESAKNIASVVKRGNKIYTNAIAGLAKQDLILLKTNKKQVIKLSDEVDELRDNIFYFIKNLDESSVHASSFYINILGYLQDMTQSLEYISKTTHKHINNNHKKLKFNQIKELKQVDDAIEVLFNDTKEAFNSGSFEQIGAILNEKNKVYGLVKDKIQKQVERTRTEESSPKNTTLYFSLLLETKDLLKATMNLLEEYYSAHDSSVEPATPSEPEA; this comes from the coding sequence ATGGATAATATTTATATTTATATGCTTGTAGCCATAACAATTTTAGCAGTCGCTGATATTGTAGTAGGTGTAAGTAATGATGCAATTAATTTTTTAAATTCTGCTATTGGTTCCAAAGCTATCCCTATAAGAACTATTATGATAGTTGCAAGTTTAGGGATTTTTATAGGAGCTGTATATTCCAGTGGTTTAATGGAAGTGGCTCGGAAAGGAATTTTTGTCCCTGGAGAGTTCTATTTTAATGAGATCATGATCATTTTTATGGCGGTAATGGTTACCGATATACTTTTATTAGATTTCTTTAATACTTTAGGCTTACCAACATCTACAACGGTTTCAATTGTATTTAATTTATTAGGGGCAGCTGTTGTAATGTCGTTAATAAAAATTAGCACTTCAGACACTCAATCCTTTGCAGATCTGGGTAGTTATATCAATACTAAAAAAGCTTTAGAGATTATTAGAGGTATTTTATTATCTGTTGTAGTCGCCTTTACTGTTGGAGCAATTGTACAGTATATTTCGAGACTTATCTTCACTTTTGATTATGAAGAAAAAATAAAAAAATATGGTGCTATATTTGGTGGCGTAGCTTTAACTGCAATTACTTATTTTATTTTCTTAAAAGGATTAAAGGGAACTCCTTATTACAAGGATATGAAAGAACTATTAGAAGGCAATGAAATTTTACTCACTGCAGGCAGTTTTGTTGTTTGGGTTTTATTTTCATATGCGTTTCAAAAAATAACTAAGAAAAGCATCCTTCTTATTGTAATATTAGTAGGGACTTTTGGATTAGCATTAGCTTTTTCAGGGAATGATTTGGTGAATTTTATTGGAGTTCCTATGGCCGCTTATCACTCATTTGAAGCTTGGTTAGCTTCTGGTGTAGAAGCCTCAAGTTTTTCGATGGAAGTCTTAGGTAAAAAAGTACCAGCAGAGCCGTTTTTACTTTTTATTGCTGGTGGTATCATGGTAGTTACCTTATGGTTTTCTAAAAAAGCAAAAACAGTAGCTGAAACCGAAATTAGCTTATCACGTCAAAGTGAAACTCATGAGAAATTTAAGCCTAATGTACTTTCAAGAAGTATTGTAAAAGGATCTTCTTGGGTGTCTAATACAATAACAAGTATTCTTCCTTCATCTGTACAAAGAAAAATTGACGCAAGTTTTCAAAAATCAGGAGCTATTATTACAAAAGATCAAAGTATAAATGCTCCAGCATTTGATTTGATTAGAGCTTCAGTAAACTTAATGGTAGCAGGAATTTTAATTTCTATTGCAACTTCTCAAGGTCTTCCATTATCTACAACTTATGTGACTTTTATGGTTGCCATGGGAACATCCTTTGCAGATCGCGCATGGGGTAGAGAAAGTGCCGTATATCGTGTTGCTGGGGTTTTAAAAGTAATTGGAGGATGGTTTTTCACTGCTATAGCTGCATTTACCGCTGCTGGAGTAGTAGTGTTTTTGATTAATTGGGAACCAAAAACAATGATTCCTATATTGTTATTACTAACTGTGGTATTATTAATTAGAAATTACTTATCTCATAAAAAGAATGCTAGCAAAGTAATTGATGAAGATAGTTTAACTAATGCAGAGAGTAGTTCTGTACAAGGTGTTATCCATGAAAGTGCTAAAAATATTGCAAGTGTTGTAAAACGTGGTAATAAAATTTACACTAACGCAATTGCAGGTTTAGCAAAACAAGATTTAATTCTACTTAAAACAAATAAAAAGCAAGTAATTAAGCTTTCTGATGAAGTTGATGAATTACGTGATAACATCTTCTATTTTATTAAAAATTTAGATGAATCTAGTGTACACGCCAGCAGCTTCTATATCAATATCTTAGGGTATTTACAAGATATGACACAGTCTTTAGAATACATTTCTAAAACAACTCATAAGCATATAAACAACAATCATAAAAAATTAAAATTCAATCAAATTAAAGAGCTTAAACAGGTTGATGATGCTATAGAAGTTTTATTTAATGATACCAAAGAAGCATTTAATTCTGGATCTTTTGAACAAATAGGTGCTATTTTAAATGAAAAAAATAAAGTTTATGGTTTAGTAAAAGATAAAATTCAAAAACAAGTAGAGCGTACTCGTACTGAAGAATCGAGTCCTAAAAACACAACGCTTTATTTTAGTTTACTTTTAGAGACTAAAGATTTATTAAAAGCAACAATGAACTTACTCGAAGAGTATTATAGTGCTCATGACAGTTCTGTTGAGCCTGCAACACCTTCAGAACCTGAAGCATAA
- the pstA gene encoding phosphate ABC transporter permease PstA, with protein sequence MNRYLYNRLFSFGTRGAILLCGVILLFLFGVIVFNGISALSFDFLFTPSTNFGASGGIFYQIVGSLLIVTTAAILVFPVALGTAIFKSEYLKSKRWQKITNIFIYGLNGIPSVIFGIFGLIFFVNIIGTGVSWFVGAIILGMMILPTIILSAYNSINSIPTIYRESASALGLTKWQVITKVLLPQGINGAITGLFIGLARAIGETAPIMFIATAFSGVSFPSSIYEPVSTLPTHILALAQQATNPTALQNAWGTSLVLIILVVILSTSALVLRLRHKSIT encoded by the coding sequence ATGAATAGATATTTGTATAATCGTTTATTTAGTTTTGGCACTAGAGGTGCTATTCTCTTATGTGGGGTTATACTATTGTTCTTATTTGGAGTAATTGTATTTAATGGTATTTCTGCATTAAGTTTCGATTTTTTATTTACTCCATCTACTAATTTTGGAGCTTCAGGTGGTATTTTTTATCAAATCGTTGGGAGTTTGTTAATTGTAACAACAGCAGCAATTTTAGTATTTCCAGTTGCTTTAGGAACCGCAATTTTTAAAAGTGAGTATTTAAAAAGTAAACGTTGGCAAAAAATCACTAATATTTTTATTTATGGTCTTAATGGTATTCCTTCTGTAATTTTTGGAATATTTGGACTCATATTTTTTGTGAATATTATTGGTACTGGTGTCTCTTGGTTTGTAGGAGCTATTATTCTTGGTATGATGATATTACCAACTATAATTCTTTCGGCTTATAATTCTATTAACAGCATCCCTACTATATACAGAGAGAGTGCTTCTGCTCTAGGCCTTACCAAATGGCAAGTTATTACAAAAGTGCTATTACCTCAAGGTATTAATGGTGCTATTACTGGACTTTTTATAGGCTTAGCTAGAGCTATTGGAGAAACAGCTCCTATAATGTTTATTGCAACGGCTTTTTCTGGAGTATCATTTCCTAGCTCTATATACGAACCTGTTTCTACATTACCAACTCATATTTTAGCTTTAGCACAACAAGCTACCAATCCAACTGCATTACAAAATGCTTGGGGTACAAGTTTAGTTTTAATTATTTTAGTTGTTATATTAAGCACATCTGCGTTAGTTTTACGACTAAGACATAAATCCATTACCTAA
- the pstC gene encoding phosphate ABC transporter permease subunit PstC, protein MLASTSKIGKGYILTSTTISAAVIIVTLVVLLSSSWDAISNINIHLFTVTWNPPANQFGILSMLYGTLAVTCIALCISIPLGILTAIFTSEFLSSKYRFAVKSLLELLAGIPSIIYGLIGIAFFSVWLQNAFDLQSGRTILAGGILLGIMILPTIITLSDDAIQNVPSNYKEAAYGLGLYKYEVIKNVLLPIAKPNLIGAILLSLGRAMGETMAVMLVIGSIDRIPNPIYNVLSPGQTITSKLGREIGESSFGSTHFSALIFMGVFLLSIVIVLTIIAQQKYKSKERLYE, encoded by the coding sequence ATGTTAGCATCAACCAGTAAAATAGGAAAAGGTTATATACTTACTAGTACTACAATAAGTGCAGCAGTAATAATAGTGACTCTTGTAGTTTTATTAAGTAGCAGCTGGGATGCGATAAGTAATATTAATATTCATCTTTTTACCGTCACTTGGAATCCGCCTGCAAATCAGTTCGGTATTTTATCAATGCTGTACGGTACACTTGCAGTGACTTGTATTGCTTTATGTATCTCAATCCCTTTAGGCATTTTAACTGCCATTTTTACAAGTGAGTTTTTATCTAGTAAATACCGTTTTGCAGTTAAGTCTTTATTAGAATTATTAGCTGGAATCCCTTCCATAATATACGGATTAATAGGAATTGCGTTTTTTAGTGTTTGGTTACAAAACGCTTTTGATTTACAGTCTGGACGTACCATTTTAGCTGGAGGAATATTATTAGGTATTATGATATTACCAACCATTATTACATTATCTGATGATGCTATTCAAAACGTACCATCTAATTATAAAGAAGCTGCTTATGGATTAGGGCTTTATAAATATGAAGTCATAAAAAATGTGTTATTACCTATTGCTAAACCTAATTTAATTGGAGCTATTCTTTTATCACTAGGTCGTGCTATGGGAGAAACAATGGCTGTAATGCTTGTTATTGGCAGTATAGATAGAATACCTAATCCAATCTATAATGTGTTATCACCAGGGCAAACTATCACTTCAAAATTAGGAAGAGAAATTGGCGAATCCTCTTTTGGATCAACTCATTTTAGTGCACTTATTTTTATGGGGGTGTTTCTTTTAAGTATCGTTATTGTATTAACCATTATAGCACAACAAAAATATAAATCTAAAGAACGTTTATATGAATAG
- a CDS encoding phosphate ABC transporter substrate-binding protein, whose translation MKFTSSFILLFIILLSSCARKEAIKIDGSTTVLPVVAQASEAYKIDHPDLTIIVNAGGSGVGVNQIGEEKIHIGMSSRDITETEIEKYPNVKFNTITIGKDAVVPVVSSEIYNSGVTALTLEQIAKIYKGDIKNWNEVGGPDSEILCIDKEKSRGTRHVFMKTVMGNKEADAPGADLVLGSNNEEQTALVQSDAAIGMLSNAWINEDVVGLSIIFPDGSIVEPSLKNIINGNFPITRDLYLIVNGEAQGATKDFIDFILSPEGQKIVIDEGYVSINQ comes from the coding sequence ATGAAATTTACTTCCTCATTTATTCTACTCTTTATTATACTATTATCTTCTTGTGCTAGAAAAGAAGCTATAAAAATAGATGGTAGCACGACCGTATTACCAGTTGTAGCTCAAGCATCTGAAGCTTATAAAATAGATCACCCCGATTTAACTATTATTGTAAATGCTGGTGGTTCAGGAGTAGGAGTGAATCAGATAGGCGAAGAAAAAATTCATATTGGTATGTCTTCGAGAGATATTACTGAAACAGAAATTGAAAAATATCCCAATGTAAAGTTTAATACGATTACTATTGGCAAAGATGCTGTGGTTCCTGTAGTCTCTTCAGAAATTTACAACTCAGGAGTTACTGCTCTTACTCTTGAGCAAATTGCTAAAATATATAAAGGTGATATAAAAAACTGGAATGAAGTTGGTGGTCCAGATAGTGAGATTTTATGTATCGATAAAGAAAAATCAAGAGGGACTCGCCATGTTTTTATGAAAACAGTAATGGGTAATAAAGAAGCGGATGCTCCCGGAGCAGATCTAGTTTTAGGGTCTAATAACGAAGAGCAAACTGCTCTGGTACAAAGTGATGCTGCTATTGGTATGTTATCTAATGCATGGATTAACGAGGATGTTGTTGGTTTAAGTATTATCTTTCCGGATGGAAGTATTGTTGAACCTTCTTTAAAAAATATTATAAACGGAAATTTTCCAATTACAAGAGATCTATATTTAATTGTTAATGGTGAAGCTCAGGGAGCTACCAAAGATTTTATAGATTTTATATTAAGTCCTGAAGGACAAAAAATCGTCATAGACGAGGGTTATGTTAGCATCAACCAGTAA